GGGCTGAAGAGGGGTAACTTATTCGCCGAAACGATGATAATTCCAGAGAAGGTTATTGAGTTTGAGCCCATAGGGGACAAGCTAGAGATCGCCAAGATAATCCCCATTCAGGTGCTCGAGCTTTTGAACTTCTCGGAGGACGATGTTAGCTTACCAACGAGGAACGATCTTATGCTTCTCGAGAGGAACTTTGTCCCCTTGGAGGATATCCTTAGAGCTGAAAGGAAGGCGATGGAAATTGTAATTGAGATCGAGAAGAAAAGGATGAGGGAGAAGTATGGAGACGTTGGATGGGAAGTTAGAGATGTGTCACTCCACGAGCACTACGACGTGCTAGTTAGGACTCCCGAGGGTGAGAAGTACATTGAGGTCAAGGGTCATCTTCCGTTCCTCCTTCAAGCCGAACTCACAGAAGCTGAGGTTAGGTTTGCGAGGGAGCACGAGGAAAATTATTGGCTCTACATAGTTGCAAACTTGAGGAAGAGGCCAGTTATCTTAAAGATTTTTAAACCCTTCAGCAATCCAAGGGTGCTACTCGTTAAAGATGGGGAGGACGTTGATGTTACGAAATTAGTCAAGGCAAATGTGAGGGAGAAGGGAAGGTTTTTGTTCTCATTGACATCGAGTTAACTTTATAAACCTCCATATTTTTAGCAAGAAAGTGAGTGCGGGGGTTGCCGAGCCTGGTCAAAGGCGGGGGACTCAAGATCCCCTCCCGTAGGGGTTCCGGGGTTCAAATCCCCGCCCCCGCACCACATGTTCTTCTGAATGTCTAAGGGTAAATTAAGGCCCTATTACAACTTCTCTTGAATGTAGTCCGCTAAATGAGTCTATGTTCTTTATTACACCAACCTCTACCAAGGGTAGCTTTTAAATAGTTGAAACGTGAGTATTATACTCATGAGTAGACAAAGGTTCGTGGATAGGAAAAGGGAACTTGAGTTTCTTGAGAGGGCATACTCAAGCGATAGGGCCGAGTTCATAGTAATCTACGGCAGGAGAAGAATCGGAAAGACGGAGTTGCTCCTTCACTTTGCTAGGGATAAACCTCATGTTTACTTCCTGGCAACGGAAAAGCCCTACAGAGACAACTTAAGGGAGCTTCAGAGGCTCTTGGCCGAGTTTCTTGGAGATAAACTCTTTGGAAAAATACCTTTCGAGGACATAGATGAGCTTCTGATGGAATTCGCCGATAGGATTGGGGATGAGAGGGTAGTCCTAATAATCGATGAGTTTCCTCTTTTAGTAGAACACCATCGCCCACTCCTTTCGCTCCTCCAGAAGGCATGGGACTTGAAGCTATCAAAAACAAATATAATGTTAATCCTCTGCGGTTCGAGCGTCTCGGTGATGGAAAGTAAGGTTTTAGCTTATAAAAGTCCGATCTATGGGAGAAGGACTGGCCAATGGCGCCTGACTGAGATTCCCTTCTTTCACATAGGAGAGTTTCTGCCTGGCTACACCGTTGAAGACCTCGTGAAGGTCTGGAGCGTTACGGGTGGGATACCGGCTTATCTCCTCCAGTTTAGCCCGGACAAAAGCTTCGATGAGAACGTTGTTGAAAAGGTGCTCTCCAAAGGGGCCTTCCTCTACGAGGAGGCGGAGTTTTTGCTTAGAGAGGAGCTCAGGGAGCCAATAAACTACTTCGCAATACTGCAGGCTATAGCTACTGGAAGGAACAGGTTCGGTGAGATAGTGAATGCTACTGGCCTCGACAGGAGTCTTGTATCAAAGTATCTAGCCGTTCTTCAGAGGCTTGGGATAGTTAAGCGCGAGGCTCCCGTAACTGCAACCCTAAAGGAAGCTAGCAAAAGAGGGCTCTACTTCATAACAGATAACTACTTCGCTTTCTGGTTCCGTTATGTGCTCCCTAACAAGGTCTATCTTGAGGCAGGGCTCGCTGAGGACGTTTGGGAGTGCTCCAAGGACGACTTCGACCTCTACCTCGGTTCAGTTTTTGAGAGGCTCGTGAGAAATCCAGAGGTCTTCCTAAGACTTACGGGATTCCGTTTCACGAAGCTCGGGCGGTGGTGGCACAAAGGAGAGGAGATTGACATAGTAGCTTTGAACGAAAGGGAGAAGAAGGTGCTCTTCGTCGAGGTGAAGTGGAAGGAGCTGAGTAAACGGGAGGCAAGGGGAATATTGAAGGATCTAGAGAGGAAGGCTGAGCTCGTTGGCCTCGATGATTGGAAGAAATTTTATGGATTAGTGGCTAAGGAAATAGAGGATGTGGAAGAATTAAGAGAAATGGGCTGGCTGGTTTGGGATTTGAGGGACTTCGTTATGTTAGAAAGAAAGAGAGAACTCTGAAACGAAGGCTGAGCTCGATATCGTGTCCCCAATCCCCACGGTGCTCTTTGGCTTCTCCACGATCCTCGTAGGAACGAAGGCTATCTGATAACCATCAACTTCACCGAGGCCATTCTCAACGTTGAACTCCCTCTTGACGATCTCGTAAACCTCAAGCCCCTGCCTTCCAATTGGAACTTCAAGGCCTCTCTTCAAATCCTCGAGCTTCTCGATGTTTCCCAGCATGGCCTTCGTTGCCGCGGCCAAGGCCGAGAAGAGAAGAGCGTCCCTAACGTGCTCTCCCCTATACTTGGTAATTGCGAGGTAGTAACCGTAGGTGTGGAAGTGAACCCTTTCGACTCCCTCCCTCATGAGTTTCTTTAGGCCTTCCACGACCGCCACTGGATCCGCTGGATCTCTAGCTAATATCCTCTCAGCTAGATCGTGCTCGTTCATTATCTCCAGAATAGATGCGAGCTCAACCTCGTTGAGGCCGACGCTGTTTACCAGTGGCAATAGGCTTAGTATCTCCTTCCTAACCTTCTCGTCCGCAGTAAAAGCTAACTCCAAGTGGGTCTTAATGCCAGAGTCCTTTAACGCTTTCAGGTGCTCCCTAACTATCTTGATGGGCTCCCTGTAGGTTTCCTCCGTAAGGGAGTGGAGCCCGCTCACTATTGCCAGCTCGGCTTTCTCTATAATCTCATCGAACCTCTCAATCCACTCTTCCCTAACGTAAAGCCTTGGATTGTAGTCATCTGCGGCCCCTATGAACCTATTCTCCCTGGGGGCCTCGAAGTTGAGAACCCTAAATCCCCTTGGGAACTCGTAGATGTAGTGGATGCAATCTTCTTCATCACCCTCGAATTTCCTGGGATGGATGAGCTTAATTCCCCCTTCAAAGGTTGGAACGTATATGGGGCCGTCCAGGAACAGGCTTGCCTGAAGCTTTGAAAGCTGGGGGACGTGGGCTATGACCGGAATTCCATACACACCTCCCAACAGGTTGGCCATTATTCCTACTTGGCCTCCCATCCTGAGCTCGTCCCATCCCCACTCCCTCATGTACTCCCTAACTCCCCTGTCCTCAACCAAAAGTTCGGCCGCTTTGCCCCTCTTAACGCTCCAGAGTATCGAACCCAGGAGCTGTTGAACCGTGTTGATCTTCTTTGGAAGCTCATCAGAGTACTTCAGAACCTCCCCTTTTCCGGCCTCTTCAATCCTCCTCTCCAAATCTTCCCTCTTTAGGTACTTTATGGCGTCTATGTTGGTGTTGTACGCCAGTATTACTCCTTTTACACTTTTTATAGCTTTCAAAACCTTCCCATAGGCTTCCGAATATAGTTCATCCCAGATCATTCCAATCACTTCTAAAATGGTGTCAGGGGCCGATTAGCTCATCATCAATCAGCCACCTACCCTCTCTTCATCCACCTATGCCGAGTAGCTCCCTAACCTTTATCGATATTATCCCAACTCTTGGGAATACGAAGAGCGCCTTAGCTTCCACCGCATATGCCGGAACGCAGTCGAGCACTCCGTCTGTAGTATAATAGAGATCGGGCACTGGATTGTGATCTCCCCATGTTATGAAGCACAGTTCTCTCTTTCCGTTAATATATATCGTCTTTATTCCCCTTACCCTGTGTATAATTGGATACCTTGAGATAGCACTTTTATAAACTATAACATCTCCCACTTTGATCTCTTCTGGCTTAACTCCTTTCAACAAAACGACATCTCCCCTGTAAAATACGGGCTCCATGGAGCCACTGACAACGACGACCAGAGGTGTTTTTGTATGGAGTGCTATCCTCAAGCCGAAGTATATTGCGAAAGTTAAGAGCACGATTAAGATAGTTGAAATTATCTCTTTTGTTGTTTTTTCATCCATTTCAGTGCCTCCATAATTGTTGCTATCCTCGCGGGTATTATACCTATTGCAGTGCAAGTTTCAAAACTCACTCCCATGCCATCCGTTATGTCCAAGTGGTACTTAGCAATTTTAAAGGCTTCCTTTGGAAGTCCATGCCTTCCAAGCCCTATAAGGAATATGAAGCTCTTTCCCCTTAGGGCCATCTCTGCTATTTCAATTGTCTTGACAACTTTCTCTCTTGAGGGTTTTGATGTTGTAGCAACTATCTCCCCAAATTGAGGTGGGAATCCCCTCTTTGGAAAGTCCAATAAGTGGAACTTTCCCGAGTTCGCAAGTTCTATCAAATATCTTCCTCCCCCTCCGATCGTCGTGTTACTGGCAACTTCCTCAGCAATCTCCTTTTCGTCCTTCTCCTCAAATGGAAAGCCTATCAGGGCCAAGTGAAAATTGAATGCATAAGCAACAGGGGCAGCCCTAGCTATTGCCCTAAGGTGGGCTTCATGAATTCTCCTCGTATCGTAGGTGTTGTAAAGTCCAATGGTTAGCATCACCTGTCTTAAAATCAATCATTTTTTATACTTTGACTTCCAATTAGTAAATATGAAAGTTGAGGATATAGTATTATTGGCACGGATGGGAGTAATTGATAGGGCGATAGAGGAGATACACAAACTTAAGGATCCCTTAGAGAGGGTAATAGCATTAAGTAGGGTTGGCGAGACAATAAAAGACGAGAACCTTCTTGAGGACGCACTCTATATTGTTAAGCGTTCAATAAAGGATGTAGGGGATAAGGTGTTTGGATATTCTGAAATTGGCGTTGCCTATTCAAGATTAGGGAATAGGGAATCTGCACTAGAATGCTTTAAGAATGCCCTTAAACTCTTAGGTAGGTTGGAAGATTACGAAGCCGGAATTGTAGGAATGTCTCTGGGTGCTAAGCTTGCCTTGGCGGGTTTCTATGAGATATCCCTGGATGTCTTTGATTTTGTCTTTGATTCTATAATTGAACTTGAGATTGATGTCCTCGAGAAGACTGACCTAATAATGAAGCTTGGTGAGGTGTTAGAGGATGTCGGGGATACCCTTCCATCGATGGAGGCCTTGAAGTTTTACGAGAGAGCCTACTATATCTTCGAGAACCTTAGAATGGGTGAGAGAGCAAGAACAATAGAGAAAAAGATGGAAGTCGCAAGAACATTAAGGATCTCCGGATTTCCTGAGGTCAGAAAGTTGGCCCTAGAGGGACAATTCAGGGATGTTCTGAATATCCTTGAGAGACTAACAGGTGGTAAAAGGATCATAGGGATTCTCGAGCTCTCCCTTTGGGCAAAGAAGATAGAGAGTCATGAAAGGTTTAAGTTAAGTGATGTCGCCCTTGAGGAGTTGAAAACGGTGGATATCTCTGATGAGGAGAAGGTGGAAGTTGTAAAGTTGCTTTCTAGGCTTGAGTTATTTGAAAGTGCATTCGATATTGCTAGGGAAATATCCAATGGTAAGGCAAGAGACGAGGCTCTATATAACCTAGCTAAGGAGTTAATTAATGCTGGAGAAAGAGAGTTTGCTTCCAAAGTAATTTCCTTAATTGAGAGTCAAGATTTAAAGGAGGTTCTCGCTAGAGAGATGCGGTGAAATTAATGGATGAAACCAGGAAGGCTGAACTAATTTTGTTGGGTCTCTCGGCGATTTGGGGAACTACCTTTCCGGTTATCAAGCTGGGAATTAAGGATTATCCTCCGTTAACGTTTGTAACGTTTAGGTTCCTTATAGGATCTATTTTGTTGGCTCTATTGTTAAGAAAAAGCATAAATAGGAGGCAGATTGTTCCAGGTCTCCTCATTGGCCTTTCAATATTTGCTGGATTCGGATTCCAAGTTGTTGGACTGAAGTACACGACTGCTTCAAATTCTGCCTTCATAACATCCCTCTACATGGTCTTCACTCCATTCGTTGCCATGTTTCTCCTTAAGAGCAAGATAGCTAAGATAGATGTCATGGCTTTGATTCTTGCACTCTTCGGGACATATCTCATCTCAGGTGCAACCTTGAAGTTGAATTATGGTGATATGCTCACGACTCTTGCGGCATTTAGCTTTGCATTTCAGATAGTTCTCATAGAATATTTCAAAGATCTTGGTCTTGGTTTAGCTTTCTGGCAAATATTCTGGAACTTCATTTTCTCTCTCGTTTATTCTTTGCTCTTTGAAGGACTTCCCCTTCCAAGGGAGAGCTCAACGATATTCGCAATTCTATACACGGCTGTAGTTGCAACGGCATTCGCCTTTTTGCTTCAGGTTAAGTATCAACCAAAGATAGAATCACATAGGGCTGCGATACTCTATTCGGCCGAACCAGTTTTTGGTCATCTCTTTTCCTTCATGATTTTAGGGGAAGTCTTAAAATTCAGCGGGTACGTTGGGGCCTTATTAATACTCTCAGCGATATGGCTCGAGATCT
The window above is part of the Pyrococcus sp. NA2 genome. Proteins encoded here:
- a CDS encoding signal peptidase I, with amino-acid sequence MDEKTTKEIISTILIVLLTFAIYFGLRIALHTKTPLVVVVSGSMEPVFYRGDVVLLKGVKPEEIKVGDVIVYKSAISRYPIIHRVRGIKTIYINGKRELCFITWGDHNPVPDLYYTTDGVLDCVPAYAVEAKALFVFPRVGIISIKVRELLGIGG
- a CDS encoding ADP-specific glucokinase, which gives rise to MIWDELYSEAYGKVLKAIKSVKGVILAYNTNIDAIKYLKREDLERRIEEAGKGEVLKYSDELPKKINTVQQLLGSILWSVKRGKAAELLVEDRGVREYMREWGWDELRMGGQVGIMANLLGGVYGIPVIAHVPQLSKLQASLFLDGPIYVPTFEGGIKLIHPRKFEGDEEDCIHYIYEFPRGFRVLNFEAPRENRFIGAADDYNPRLYVREEWIERFDEIIEKAELAIVSGLHSLTEETYREPIKIVREHLKALKDSGIKTHLELAFTADEKVRKEILSLLPLVNSVGLNEVELASILEIMNEHDLAERILARDPADPVAVVEGLKKLMREGVERVHFHTYGYYLAITKYRGEHVRDALLFSALAAATKAMLGNIEKLEDLKRGLEVPIGRQGLEVYEIVKREFNVENGLGEVDGYQIAFVPTRIVEKPKSTVGIGDTISSSAFVSEFSLSF
- a CDS encoding DMT family transporter, translated to MDETRKAELILLGLSAIWGTTFPVIKLGIKDYPPLTFVTFRFLIGSILLALLLRKSINRRQIVPGLLIGLSIFAGFGFQVVGLKYTTASNSAFITSLYMVFTPFVAMFLLKSKIAKIDVMALILALFGTYLISGATLKLNYGDMLTTLAAFSFAFQIVLIEYFKDLGLGLAFWQIFWNFIFSLVYSLLFEGLPLPRESSTIFAILYTAVVATAFAFLLQVKYQPKIESHRAAILYSAEPVFGHLFSFMILGEVLKFSGYVGALLILSAIWLEIWREKLIKG
- a CDS encoding ATP-binding protein — translated: MSRQRFVDRKRELEFLERAYSSDRAEFIVIYGRRRIGKTELLLHFARDKPHVYFLATEKPYRDNLRELQRLLAEFLGDKLFGKIPFEDIDELLMEFADRIGDERVVLIIDEFPLLVEHHRPLLSLLQKAWDLKLSKTNIMLILCGSSVSVMESKVLAYKSPIYGRRTGQWRLTEIPFFHIGEFLPGYTVEDLVKVWSVTGGIPAYLLQFSPDKSFDENVVEKVLSKGAFLYEEAEFLLREELREPINYFAILQAIATGRNRFGEIVNATGLDRSLVSKYLAVLQRLGIVKREAPVTATLKEASKRGLYFITDNYFAFWFRYVLPNKVYLEAGLAEDVWECSKDDFDLYLGSVFERLVRNPEVFLRLTGFRFTKLGRWWHKGEEIDIVALNEREKKVLFVEVKWKELSKREARGILKDLERKAELVGLDDWKKFYGLVAKEIEDVEELREMGWLVWDLRDFVMLERKREL
- a CDS encoding tetratricopeptide repeat protein; this translates as MKVEDIVLLARMGVIDRAIEEIHKLKDPLERVIALSRVGETIKDENLLEDALYIVKRSIKDVGDKVFGYSEIGVAYSRLGNRESALECFKNALKLLGRLEDYEAGIVGMSLGAKLALAGFYEISLDVFDFVFDSIIELEIDVLEKTDLIMKLGEVLEDVGDTLPSMEALKFYERAYYIFENLRMGERARTIEKKMEVARTLRISGFPEVRKLALEGQFRDVLNILERLTGGKRIIGILELSLWAKKIESHERFKLSDVALEELKTVDISDEEKVEVVKLLSRLELFESAFDIAREISNGKARDEALYNLAKELINAGEREFASKVISLIESQDLKEVLAREMR
- a CDS encoding DUF531 domain-containing protein, producing MLTIGLYNTYDTRRIHEAHLRAIARAAPVAYAFNFHLALIGFPFEEKDEKEIAEEVASNTTIGGGGRYLIELANSGKFHLLDFPKRGFPPQFGEIVATTSKPSREKVVKTIEIAEMALRGKSFIFLIGLGRHGLPKEAFKIAKYHLDITDGMGVSFETCTAIGIIPARIATIMEALKWMKKQQKR